The following coding sequences lie in one Nitrospirota bacterium genomic window:
- a CDS encoding M48 family metallopeptidase: MTAFQLKQEVHLWADKINVKPVEVHIRKMKNKWASCSGRGRLTFNSNILDEEDGFINEVIVHELLHLKYPNHGRMFKTLLKTYVGSEL; encoded by the coding sequence ATGACCGCATTTCAGCTTAAACAGGAAGTCCATCTGTGGGCAGACAAAATAAATGTCAAACCCGTAGAGGTACATATCCGTAAGATGAAAAACAAGTGGGCTAGTTGTTCAGGCAGAGGGCGCCTTACCTTCAACTCAAATATTTTGGATGAGGAGGATGGGTTTATCAACGAGGTGATAGTGCATGAACTTTTGCACCTGAAATACCCTAACCACGGACGAATGTTTAAAACCTTGCTGAAAACTTATGTTGGTTCAGAATTATAA
- the radC gene encoding DNA repair protein RadC: protein MKEKTSTITTQPGHIGHRQRLRQRYIKAGISSLADYEALELLLTYTRLQRDVKPEAKKLIKTFGNLAEVLDSPIEQLLEIEGIGIQSAVLIKLVKDLSTKYLNEKQIYKKTIKTPLDVVDYLRTKLGAHKKETVMTLFLNSQNKIVGEEIISEGIVNYVYVHLRNIFEIALKYNSTAIIYVHNHPDGKIDPSDEDIKHTHQLVETAKNLNITIHDHIIVNRYAYFSFSEKGLL from the coding sequence ATGAAAGAAAAAACATCCACCATCACAACGCAACCCGGCCATATAGGCCATAGACAGCGGCTGAGGCAAAGGTACATTAAAGCCGGAATCAGCTCTTTAGCCGACTATGAGGCGCTTGAGCTGCTGCTTACATACACACGCCTTCAAAGAGACGTTAAGCCTGAGGCAAAAAAATTAATAAAAACCTTCGGGAATCTTGCCGAGGTTTTAGACTCCCCGATAGAACAACTGCTTGAAATAGAAGGAATTGGTATTCAAAGCGCTGTTTTAATCAAACTTGTTAAAGACTTGAGTACCAAATACTTAAATGAAAAACAAATCTACAAAAAAACCATTAAAACCCCACTTGATGTCGTTGACTATCTGAGGACAAAACTTGGCGCTCATAAGAAAGAAACAGTTATGACATTATTTTTAAACTCTCAAAACAAAATTGTAGGCGAGGAGATAATAAGCGAGGGAATAGTAAACTACGTCTATGTTCACTTAAGAAACATATTTGAAATCGCTCTGAAATATAACTCCACAGCGATTATATACGTCCATAACCACCCGGATGGAAAAATTGACCCCTCCGATGAAGATATAAAGCACACACATCAACTTGTGGAAACTGCCAAAAACCTCAACATCACAATCCACGACCATATAATTGTAAACAGATACGCATATTTTAGTTTTAGTGAAAAAGGGTTATTATAA
- a CDS encoding sigma 54-interacting transcriptional regulator, whose protein sequence is MMDRSSLELSAIYEISKILGSSLEITKTLKNALKVLSVFLDIERAAISLKENGQLVIKAAHGLSADEIKSGRYLPSSDIEANVAKSGYPVVIPNAVDDSQHTEKKAFLCVPMKSKKEIIGVLSAYRIYRGFTKVSLDEDLRLLKIIASLITQWTELSEKVETEKQTLIQERESLKLELKGKYRIDNVIGSSGAMQDVFEAVHRVAKTKATVLITGESGTGKELIARAIHYMGKQSNGAFIKFNCASIPEGLLEAELFGHDKGAFTGAVTARRGRFELAHKGTIFLDEIGDLSMALQPKILRILQEREFERIGSEKTIKVDVRVIAATSKNLQLLVSQNSFREDLYYRLNVVPICLPPMRERTEDITELIEYFLKKFSKENDRAVELSDEALSLMKKYHWPGNVRELENTVERIVIMSPEDVVRVKHLPLNIRVLNQSAVANKATLSLTETERNKITEALENAGWVHARAADLLGITPRQIGYKVKKYGIRRKDIS, encoded by the coding sequence ATGATGGACAGAAGCTCTCTTGAACTATCAGCCATATATGAAATAAGCAAGATACTTGGCTCATCGCTTGAGATTACCAAAACTCTTAAAAACGCACTCAAGGTTCTCTCCGTGTTTCTTGACATTGAAAGAGCAGCCATATCGTTAAAAGAAAATGGACAGCTCGTTATAAAAGCGGCACACGGCCTGAGTGCCGATGAGATAAAAAGCGGACGATACCTGCCCTCATCCGACATAGAGGCAAACGTGGCGAAGTCCGGATATCCTGTTGTGATTCCCAATGCTGTAGATGATTCGCAACACACTGAAAAAAAAGCATTTCTCTGTGTCCCCATGAAATCAAAAAAGGAAATCATCGGAGTCTTGAGTGCTTACAGAATTTACAGGGGTTTTACTAAAGTATCTTTGGATGAGGATTTGCGCCTGCTTAAAATCATAGCCTCGCTGATTACCCAGTGGACAGAGCTCTCTGAAAAAGTCGAAACAGAAAAGCAAACTTTGATACAGGAGCGGGAATCCCTCAAGCTTGAGCTTAAGGGAAAATACCGGATTGATAACGTAATAGGAAGCTCCGGGGCCATGCAGGATGTCTTTGAAGCCGTCCATCGTGTGGCAAAGACAAAGGCCACAGTATTGATAACCGGAGAGAGCGGCACAGGAAAAGAACTCATAGCACGGGCAATCCACTACATGGGAAAGCAAAGCAACGGTGCGTTTATAAAGTTTAACTGTGCTTCAATCCCTGAGGGACTTCTTGAAGCGGAGCTTTTTGGCCATGACAAGGGGGCATTTACGGGTGCTGTGACGGCAAGAAGGGGACGCTTTGAGCTGGCCCACAAAGGGACCATATTTCTTGATGAAATCGGAGATTTAAGCATGGCACTTCAGCCTAAAATTTTACGCATTCTTCAGGAGCGGGAATTTGAACGCATAGGGTCAGAAAAAACCATCAAAGTTGACGTCAGAGTGATAGCCGCTACGTCAAAAAATCTTCAACTTCTTGTCTCACAAAACAGCTTCAGAGAGGATTTGTACTATAGGTTAAACGTAGTGCCGATTTGTTTACCGCCTATGCGTGAGCGTACGGAGGATATTACGGAGTTAATAGAGTATTTTCTAAAAAAATTCAGCAAAGAAAACGACAGGGCTGTTGAACTCAGTGATGAGGCCTTAAGTTTGATGAAGAAATACCACTGGCCCGGAAATGTGCGGGAACTGGAGAACACGGTGGAACGAATTGTGATTATGTCGCCAGAGGATGTGGTAAGAGTAAAGCACTTGCCGCTCAATATCAGGGTACTTAATCAGTCTGCCGTTGCAAATAAAGCAACACTTTCACTTACTGAGACGGAGAGAAATAAAATAACAGAGGCACTGGAAAATGCCGGCTGGGTGCATGCCCGGGCAGCAGACCTTCTTGGCATAACGCCGAGACAGATTGGATATAAGGTGAAAAAATATGGAATCAGGAGAAAAGATATTTCATGA
- a CDS encoding DUF401 family protein, whose amino-acid sequence MSDIVKILIVFVLMVFLLRKKLDVGYVLILASVILFLEYLMGPKAIANTAYTAIISQETFALMIALTFIRMVEKILRERDVLKEMMTAVKGLLRKKKFVIVSMPLLIGMLPSIGGAYFSCPMVEESSEGLNLSKEDMAFTNYWFRHPWEPILPLYPGILLAGIITQIDLRHFIFLNLASSLSMLAIGFIFGMKGITGSFDKKQTGVIKAGRAIMSFLPISLLLFVVIVFKVKLHMAMMITVFSLFIVYRYSIREIYEVIKYGFKPDVIFLIAGVVLFKETLQSSGAVTNLSGFFNSQGIPLAPLLVLLPFITGFLTGFTLAFVGSTFPLLLHLPGIDPYAFSFAFLSGYAGVLLSPVHVCFVVTWEYFKADVIKLYKTVIPAVLILFIVSLSQYIILRHYPFYK is encoded by the coding sequence GTGTCTGATATAGTTAAAATACTGATAGTGTTTGTGCTGATGGTGTTTCTCCTGAGAAAAAAACTCGATGTGGGATATGTGCTGATTTTAGCTTCTGTTATCCTGTTTTTAGAATATCTGATGGGACCTAAAGCAATTGCAAATACTGCCTACACAGCGATAATATCTCAGGAGACCTTTGCGTTAATGATAGCCCTTACGTTTATCCGGATGGTTGAAAAAATTCTGCGTGAACGGGATGTGCTTAAAGAAATGATGACTGCAGTTAAGGGGCTTCTGCGTAAAAAAAAGTTTGTTATAGTTTCAATGCCATTGCTTATCGGGATGCTGCCCTCTATTGGCGGAGCTTACTTTTCCTGCCCGATGGTTGAGGAATCCTCAGAAGGGCTTAACCTTTCAAAAGAGGATATGGCTTTTACAAACTACTGGTTTCGGCATCCGTGGGAGCCGATTCTGCCGCTTTATCCGGGAATCCTGCTGGCTGGCATCATAACTCAAATCGATCTCAGGCACTTCATTTTTCTTAACCTTGCCTCTTCACTTTCAATGCTGGCAATTGGTTTTATCTTTGGCATGAAAGGAATAACCGGCTCGTTTGATAAAAAACAGACAGGCGTTATTAAAGCTGGACGGGCAATAATGAGCTTCTTACCAATATCGCTTTTGCTTTTTGTTGTTATAGTCTTTAAGGTAAAACTACATATGGCTATGATGATAACGGTCTTTTCGCTCTTTATTGTTTATAGGTACAGCATAAGAGAAATCTATGAGGTTATAAAGTATGGATTTAAGCCTGACGTTATATTTCTAATTGCGGGAGTAGTGTTATTTAAGGAGACTCTCCAAAGCTCTGGTGCTGTAACAAACTTAAGCGGCTTCTTTAACTCTCAGGGAATTCCACTTGCTCCGCTTCTTGTGCTCCTGCCATTTATAACCGGATTTCTAACCGGTTTTACGCTTGCCTTTGTGGGAAGCACGTTTCCACTGCTTTTGCACTTACCGGGGATTGATCCGTATGCGTTTTCATTTGCCTTTTTATCAGGATACGCAGGCGTCCTGCTCTCTCCCGTACACGTGTGTTTTGTGGTGACCTGGGAGTATTTTAAGGCTGATGTCATAAAATTATACAAAACGGTGATCCCTGCAGTTTTGATACTTTTTATTGTCTCCCTTAGCCAATACATTATCTTACGGCATTATCCATTTTACAAGTGA
- a CDS encoding CCA tRNA nucleotidyltransferase, whose amino-acid sequence MSQDLSTLYEVLKETLSGRSDVWVVGGTVRDILMGLKQKDIDIALPGYNPYAEAGMFADKIRGTFVKLNDKFKTVRVVKGGYYFDFTAFRGNTIEDDLLQRDFTINAMAFPLHKGVESLVDVTGGYKDLKNGLIKMVSVKNLKDDPLRMLRAFRFMAELGFNIDEQTLQAIMQLKKLIANVPAERVIFELKEMTRAKNSSAAVSQMNQCGLIAEVFFEIKNTNVDLVKAVALYSEVEKIINNTSNSLFMTHLNSYITGAAHRLPFLKLTAFFCAAKTSADAALDTCMRLKTSTDEADFVHKILKHHGTAFSVFKSGMRIDLTVRFLLDMGDDFIASLVLTLTEMFLNSNDAHRFTFFCDDVTSFYRETYLPRLMTGHFITGHDLIETFGLKPSPLFSRILGQVQAMTLEGSISKRSEALSAVEDILSKTDRESLCV is encoded by the coding sequence ATGTCACAGGATTTAAGCACACTATATGAAGTTTTAAAAGAAACACTTTCCGGTCGGAGTGACGTTTGGGTTGTGGGGGGCACGGTCAGAGATATTCTTATGGGCCTGAAGCAAAAAGATATTGACATTGCCCTGCCCGGTTACAACCCATATGCTGAGGCAGGAATGTTTGCAGATAAAATCCGCGGGACTTTTGTTAAACTTAATGATAAATTTAAAACTGTAAGAGTCGTCAAGGGCGGCTATTATTTTGATTTTACCGCCTTCAGAGGCAACACCATAGAGGACGATCTGCTCCAGAGGGATTTTACAATAAACGCAATGGCTTTTCCACTTCACAAGGGAGTTGAATCCCTTGTTGATGTAACCGGCGGCTATAAAGACCTCAAAAACGGCTTAATCAAAATGGTGTCAGTTAAGAATCTTAAAGACGATCCGCTAAGAATGCTGAGAGCCTTTCGATTTATGGCAGAGTTGGGCTTTAATATTGATGAGCAAACGCTCCAGGCCATCATGCAGCTAAAGAAACTTATTGCAAACGTCCCTGCTGAAAGAGTAATCTTTGAGTTAAAAGAAATGACAAGGGCAAAGAACTCATCTGCGGCTGTGAGTCAAATGAACCAGTGCGGACTGATTGCCGAGGTGTTTTTTGAAATAAAAAACACAAACGTTGATCTTGTAAAAGCTGTGGCACTGTATAGTGAGGTTGAAAAAATTATAAACAACACATCCAATTCGCTCTTTATGACCCACTTGAACTCTTATATCACGGGCGCTGCACACAGACTGCCGTTTCTAAAACTCACCGCCTTTTTTTGTGCCGCTAAGACCTCGGCAGATGCAGCATTGGATACATGTATGCGTTTAAAAACCTCTACTGATGAAGCAGACTTTGTACATAAAATTCTCAAACATCATGGAACGGCTTTCAGCGTTTTTAAATCCGGTATGAGAATTGACTTGACTGTACGGTTTCTGCTTGACATGGGAGATGATTTTATTGCTTCGCTTGTTCTGACCCTTACGGAAATGTTTTTAAATTCCAATGACGCACACCGATTTACCTTTTTTTGCGATGATGTAACCTCCTTTTACAGAGAAACCTACTTACCGCGTCTGATGACCGGGCATTTCATAACCGGCCATGACCTTATTGAGACCTTTGGGCTTAAACCATCCCCGCTCTTTAGCCGAATACTTGGTCAGGTGCAGGCAATGACTCTTGAGGGCAGCATTTCCAAACGCTCCGAGGCTCTGAGTGCCGTTGAAGATATTTTGTCTAAAACCGACAGGGAGAGCCTGTGTGTCTGA
- a CDS encoding metal-dependent transcriptional regulator, which translates to MNNNNCTEVDEYLESLWYINEKGQGAVSDICEHTVGGLSEDTHGGLSEEVIEKLVSDNLVEIDDSSKIIGLTPKGLERARHIVRAHRLAERLLYDVMGKNIEDGACEFEHIVTMELVDSICTLLGHPKECPHGLPIPSGKCCELSAKSVNSSVIHLDELDIGKYARIAYVNCPNDQLIHRLNGLSIRPGVTVKLHQSYPTFVIECEGMHIALDNELAENICVWRESEFAYDPKTPEIAVKRRFPFLRKRRK; encoded by the coding sequence ATGAATAATAATAACTGCACCGAGGTTGATGAGTATCTGGAGAGCCTCTGGTATATAAACGAAAAAGGGCAAGGAGCCGTGTCGGATATTTGTGAGCACACGGTTGGAGGGTTAAGCGAGGATACGCACGGCGGGCTGAGTGAGGAGGTAATTGAAAAATTAGTCTCCGATAATCTTGTGGAAATTGACGACAGCAGCAAAATCATAGGACTGACCCCCAAAGGATTAGAAAGGGCACGGCACATAGTGCGCGCTCACAGGCTTGCCGAGAGGCTTCTTTATGATGTCATGGGGAAAAACATAGAGGATGGAGCGTGTGAGTTTGAACATATTGTGACAATGGAGCTTGTTGACAGTATTTGCACACTGCTTGGGCATCCGAAGGAGTGTCCTCACGGGCTTCCAATACCATCGGGAAAATGTTGTGAGCTCTCTGCAAAGTCGGTTAACAGCTCGGTGATTCATCTTGATGAGCTTGACATTGGTAAGTACGCCCGCATTGCTTATGTTAACTGCCCTAACGACCAGCTCATACACCGGTTAAACGGTCTTAGCATCCGGCCTGGCGTCACCGTAAAACTGCATCAGAGCTATCCAACGTTTGTTATCGAGTGCGAGGGTATGCACATAGCGCTCGATAACGAGCTGGCTGAAAATATCTGTGTTTGGCGCGAAAGTGAATTTGCTTACGACCCTAAAACTCCTGAAATTGCAGTAAAGCGGAGATTTCCATTTCTGCGCAAACGCAGGAAATGA
- a CDS encoding ferrous iron transporter B, which translates to MGLLDEKTAPRLKDKERKVLILGLPNSGKTQIYNNLTGTYNLVANYHHTTIDVNRAYYEHGGVLYELYDMPGLYCLFANSEEELLVRNLIFSEEPDVLLFCLDANLLKQSLMLGIELMELGIPMVIALNAIDETSKKGIWIDTAMLSSTLGVPVVESIAIRGIGTRKLKSSIERAKAPKASIYYGDMIEAGLANVIHDLPEDFPFKRKTAMLLLLNDRFLEKDLIEAFGENQYAEIQKNLSGITSQFVGSIGKIVYYKRSEWVDQLSDKIVKTQDFDQRSMAKTFAQMSRNVVTGIPIFCMIILITYLLVVNVANEISTLMESYLWKPVMDKLSSMVPSQFWREFLLGSHGLLSLGLGGAILTVLPILSVFFVVFNVLEDMGYVPNLTVLTRRLFAKVGLSGYSIMPIVLGFGCKTMATFTTRTINSDKEKYIAIFLIAFALPCAPQIGLSMGMLGKVGFKAFLIVFSVLLITEITAGVLLNILMRDDTKNTYLQALPAIRIPNVFAVLKKTYYRLYMFLKEALPIFLLSAVFLFTLEKIGFLKIAKVFLAPLINNFLGLPNEMVDVLILVLARREAAAAVIMDFVNKGRLDFNQAIVSVTLTTMFVPCFANLGAMIKEIGLRRALTMAFFITASSLVIAGALNKVLLFFNHV; encoded by the coding sequence ATGGGATTATTGGATGAAAAGACTGCTCCACGTTTAAAGGACAAAGAGAGGAAGGTGCTGATTCTTGGCCTTCCAAACAGTGGAAAAACACAGATTTATAATAATCTGACAGGTACATACAATCTTGTTGCCAACTACCATCACACCACAATTGATGTAAACAGGGCATATTATGAACACGGAGGCGTATTATATGAACTCTATGATATGCCTGGCCTATACTGCCTGTTTGCAAACTCGGAGGAGGAGCTTTTAGTCAGAAATCTAATTTTTTCCGAGGAGCCGGATGTCCTGCTCTTTTGTCTTGACGCTAATCTCCTTAAGCAATCCCTCATGCTTGGCATAGAGCTTATGGAACTGGGAATCCCTATGGTTATAGCTCTTAACGCTATTGATGAAACCTCAAAAAAAGGAATTTGGATTGATACTGCCATGCTTTCCTCTACACTGGGAGTGCCGGTTGTAGAGTCCATTGCAATCAGGGGAATTGGCACAAGAAAGTTAAAAAGCTCTATAGAACGAGCCAAAGCGCCAAAAGCATCCATTTACTATGGTGATATGATTGAAGCAGGACTTGCAAACGTAATTCATGATCTGCCTGAGGATTTTCCCTTTAAGCGTAAAACTGCAATGCTATTGCTTCTTAACGACCGATTTTTAGAAAAAGACCTGATTGAAGCATTCGGCGAAAACCAGTACGCTGAGATTCAAAAAAACTTATCCGGCATAACTTCTCAATTTGTAGGCAGCATAGGGAAAATCGTTTACTACAAACGTTCGGAGTGGGTTGATCAACTTTCAGACAAAATAGTTAAAACTCAGGACTTTGACCAAAGAAGCATGGCTAAAACGTTTGCACAGATGAGCAGAAATGTGGTAACCGGGATTCCTATTTTCTGTATGATAATACTGATTACGTATCTTTTGGTAGTTAATGTGGCAAATGAGATATCAACTTTGATGGAGTCGTATCTGTGGAAGCCGGTTATGGACAAGCTTAGCTCTATGGTACCATCACAGTTTTGGAGGGAGTTTTTGTTGGGTAGCCATGGACTGCTCTCTTTAGGGTTAGGTGGAGCTATTTTAACCGTGCTTCCGATATTATCGGTGTTTTTTGTTGTATTCAATGTTTTGGAGGATATGGGATATGTGCCCAATTTAACAGTTTTAACCCGCCGCCTTTTTGCTAAGGTTGGTTTAAGCGGCTATTCTATAATGCCTATTGTGCTTGGGTTTGGTTGTAAGACAATGGCAACTTTTACAACAAGAACTATCAACTCGGATAAGGAAAAGTACATAGCCATATTTTTAATAGCCTTTGCGCTGCCGTGTGCTCCACAGATAGGACTTAGTATGGGAATGCTTGGCAAGGTAGGGTTTAAGGCTTTTTTGATTGTGTTTTCGGTATTGCTTATAACGGAAATCACAGCAGGCGTGCTGCTTAACATCTTAATGAGAGATGACACAAAGAACACATATCTTCAGGCACTTCCGGCTATAAGAATTCCCAACGTGTTTGCGGTGTTAAAGAAGACTTACTATCGGCTATATATGTTTTTAAAAGAAGCGTTGCCTATTTTTCTGCTTTCTGCGGTGTTTCTGTTTACGCTTGAAAAGATTGGGTTCCTTAAAATAGCCAAGGTGTTTTTAGCGCCGCTTATAAACAACTTTTTAGGGCTTCCTAATGAAATGGTAGATGTGCTGATTTTGGTCTTAGCACGGCGTGAGGCGGCGGCAGCTGTTATTATGGACTTTGTAAACAAAGGCCGGCTGGATTTTAATCAGGCGATTGTAAGTGTGACGCTTACGACGATGTTTGTCCCGTGTTTTGCCAATCTGGGGGCTATGATTAAAGAAATAGGTTTAAGGAGAGCGTTAACAATGGCGTTTTTTATAACTGCGTCATCTCTTGTAATAGCGGGAGCATTGAACAAGGTTTTATTATTTTTTAACCATGTATGA
- a CDS encoding ATP synthase F0 subunit B, producing MVEFNALWFFVLVTNFVVLAILLNFILFKPLILLFKERQRLKDESANEVKALNEKRDAAFAKLKEEMSAASEKAKEEFSRLRKEGLDTHSELISKAQSEAVEKLNAALREISTEASAAKEKLKAGLALLSATIVNKLMYDHIKEN from the coding sequence GTGGTAGAGTTTAACGCGTTATGGTTTTTTGTACTGGTTACTAACTTTGTCGTTCTGGCAATTCTTCTAAACTTCATTTTGTTTAAGCCGTTAATTTTACTGTTCAAAGAACGCCAGCGTTTAAAGGATGAGTCTGCCAATGAGGTAAAAGCATTGAATGAGAAACGGGACGCAGCCTTTGCAAAGTTAAAGGAAGAGATGAGTGCAGCCTCTGAAAAAGCCAAAGAAGAGTTTTCAAGGTTAAGGAAAGAAGGGCTTGATACCCACAGTGAACTGATCTCAAAAGCCCAAAGTGAGGCAGTAGAAAAACTTAATGCCGCTCTCAGGGAAATTTCAACAGAAGCCTCAGCGGCCAAGGAAAAACTAAAGGCAGGGTTAGCGCTGCTTTCTGCTACCATTGTCAACAAGTTGATGTATGACCATATTAAAGAAAATTAG
- a CDS encoding ATP synthase F0 subunit B has translation MAVSCFASEEAEHTSGASHWFWMIVNFAVFLSVIIYFLKKPLSEYFANRTRMIEQTLQEAKETKILAQKALDEIEKQLKMKDSEIERIIHIAKTSGEEERDKLVENAKRMADKIKEITEQNIEFEKRKAIAEIKKSAVESAMGMAEDTIKENITAEINNKLFEDAISQIGGKN, from the coding sequence ATGGCAGTTAGTTGCTTTGCCTCTGAAGAGGCGGAACACACATCAGGCGCATCACACTGGTTCTGGATGATTGTTAATTTTGCAGTGTTTCTTTCCGTCATTATCTACTTCCTTAAGAAACCACTGTCGGAGTATTTTGCAAACCGGACGCGCATGATTGAGCAAACGCTGCAGGAGGCAAAGGAAACCAAAATCCTTGCACAAAAAGCTCTCGATGAAATAGAGAAACAGCTAAAGATGAAAGACAGTGAGATAGAAAGGATAATCCATATAGCAAAAACCTCAGGTGAGGAAGAGCGTGACAAGTTGGTTGAAAACGCAAAGCGTATGGCTGATAAAATCAAAGAAATAACCGAACAGAACATAGAGTTTGAAAAGCGAAAGGCTATTGCTGAGATTAAAAAAAGCGCAGTTGAAAGCGCAATGGGAATGGCAGAAGATACCATCAAAGAAAATATAACCGCAGAGATTAATAACAAGCTCTTTGAGGATGCCATTTCACAAATAGGCGGTAAAAATTGA
- the atpH gene encoding ATP synthase F1 subunit delta, whose amino-acid sequence MKINNKVAKRFAKALFDSQGLEKTEKALHELDSFNAVLLADLTIASIFTNPAFTLEERTNAVSVIAKKLKTNEIVEKFIKNLTLKKYITGLTLIIETLRALYMEKAKKGKVTVITASALGKDKEEKLKNALHKRLNKMVEIEYVTDESILGGLVVKVGGFVLETSIKGQLRLLKEALLKE is encoded by the coding sequence TTGAAGATTAACAACAAAGTGGCAAAAAGATTTGCTAAAGCTCTTTTTGATTCCCAGGGGCTTGAGAAAACAGAAAAAGCTCTCCATGAATTGGATTCATTTAATGCAGTGCTATTGGCTGATCTTACAATAGCCTCGATATTCACTAATCCCGCTTTCACTCTTGAGGAACGCACCAACGCAGTATCTGTTATCGCAAAAAAGCTGAAAACCAACGAGATTGTTGAAAAGTTTATTAAAAATTTAACTCTGAAAAAATATATTACAGGGCTAACCCTGATTATAGAGACACTGAGGGCACTTTACATGGAAAAAGCCAAAAAAGGAAAGGTAACCGTGATAACCGCCTCAGCTCTTGGTAAGGATAAAGAGGAAAAGTTGAAGAACGCACTGCACAAGCGTTTAAATAAAATGGTTGAAATAGAATATGTGACGGATGAATCCATTTTGGGTGGATTAGTTGTAAAGGTGGGTGGGTTTGTGCTTGAGACCAGCATCAAGGGCCAGTTGAGGCTTTTAAAAGAAGCTCTATTGAAGGAGTAG